CTGCGCGATCGGCTGCCACAGGCTGGCCGCCGCGCCGTTGACCGGCTCCTGGACGATGTCCGCGACGCCCTGGGCGGTGGAGCCGCCGGAGACGGCCACGTCCTGGCCGGAGTTCTCCGCCTGCAGTTCACCGTAACCGCCGGAGACCGGCACGAACTGGAACTTCTGGTTGTTCTGGCCGTTGCAGGTCCACTGGTCCACGACCGCGCCGGCGCTGCCCGAGTTGCCGTAGACGTCCGCGCAGAGGCCGTCGCTGCCGACGACGAGCTGGTGGTAGCCGGAGGGATATCCGGCCGCCGTGGAGCCCGCGGGCGTGAGGTAGATCGCGAACGCGTCGTGCGAGGCCTGGAAGGTGAACGGGACGGTGATGCTGCCACCGCTGACGCTCACGGTCTGGCTGGAGACCGTCAGCGGCGCGGTGAGCGGGGCCTGGTCGGGAATACGCTGAACCGTGACGTTGACCTGCCCGCTGCCGCCGAGCCACGAGACGGCGGAGAATCCGCTGAAGGTGACCGAAGCCGAGCCGGTGTAGCCGTTCGAGTCGCCGACGATGGCCACGGCCCGCTTCGCCGAGCTGTCCTCCGACGCGGAGATCGCGGTGCTGCCGACCTGGCCGGAGGTGGAGACCAGCGTGCCGGTCATATCGGCGTAGTCGCGCATCGCCCACCAGTTGCCCGTGGGCTCCCAGACCCCGTTGACCTGAGTCAGGACTCCGGTGAGGTTCGGAGTGACGCAGCACACCCAGTTGCCGCGCATCGCGTTGGTGTACCCGGACTGCGCGAACCGCGCGAGGTACCAGGCGGTGACCCCCGCGGTCTGGCGATCCGCCGGCTGGTACTCGTTCGCCGACAGCGGGACAGCAGGGATCCCCGCGGCGGACAGGTCGCTGTTGATGGCCTGGGAGACGGTCACGGGGTCGTCGACGTCGCCCTCGTCATGGTTGGTGATCATGTCGGGGACGGTGCCGGCGCTCTTGACGTGGGCCAGGAAGGTCTGCCACTGGCTCTGCCTGCTCTGCGGGGTGTAGGCGAAGTCCGGTCCGACGATCTGCGCGTTCGGGGCGATGCGCCGGATCTCCTTGTAGGCGGTGT
This genomic window from Actinospica robiniae DSM 44927 contains:
- a CDS encoding RICIN domain-containing protein, translated to MRIRARTFPLALAAAAALALALPTLTPTTGHAAAGESLSVDLSATRGASTGVGEGFLYGISEDGTQPADQYLQPLNITAFRGGGWFSGGWVKDNYTYGSATQADVNSIVAEAKRLTQAPYHAQYQMLLSDLYGLNGGQPSNTVYPCDNGNCSNWVSFIDATVGALQATGLKFAYDIFNEPDISVFWPRGVNTTQYFQMWDTAYKEIRRIAPNAQIVGPDFAYTPQSRQSQWQTFLAHVKSAGTVPDMITNHDEGDVDDPVTVSQAINSDLSAAGIPAVPLSANEYQPADRQTAGVTAWYLARFAQSGYTNAMRGNWVCCVTPNLTGVLTQVNGVWEPTGNWWAMRDYADMTGTLVSTSGQVGSTAISASEDSSAKRAVAIVGDSNGYTGSASVTFSGFSAVSWLGGSGQVNVTVQRIPDQAPLTAPLTVSSQTVSVSGGSITVPFTFQASHDAFAIYLTPAGSTAAGYPSGYHQLVVGSDGLCADVYGNSGSAGAVVDQWTCNGQNNQKFQFVPVSGGYGELQAENSGQDVAVSGGSTAQGVADIVQEPVNGAAASLWQPIAQSDGSYEFRNQNSGLCLDVYGAGSNLGQQFDQWPCKNAAGTNQDFSPQ